The proteins below are encoded in one region of Pseudonocardia sp. DSM 110487:
- a CDS encoding carbohydrate ABC transporter permease, protein MSTATAPTAARARPPAPRARYRRFGHERRRTAYLMLAPALVHLVWWIGIPTVATFVLAVTHYDILAGTMTWAGLDNFVAVLSNPTWWTAVWHTLVYTFFTVPVAMAIAVVIAALLNAKLRARAWYRTAIFMPHITATVAIALVWAWMYEPNVGVINGVLSWFGIRGPAWAADPTWAMTSVILMSIWKGIGLKMVIYLAALQNIPEELYEAAEIDGASAVRRFVSITLPLLGPATFFVFIISLIDSFQVFEQFYVLTPRGGPANATTVMTYEIYESAFQRFDMSTASAQSVVLFAFLLVLTIVGRRITGRDDAS, encoded by the coding sequence ATGAGCACTGCAACGGCTCCTACCGCCGCCCGGGCGCGCCCTCCTGCACCCCGCGCCCGGTACCGGCGCTTCGGCCACGAGCGGCGCCGCACCGCGTACCTGATGCTCGCCCCGGCGCTCGTGCACCTGGTGTGGTGGATCGGCATCCCGACCGTGGCGACGTTCGTGCTGGCGGTCACCCACTACGACATCCTCGCCGGGACGATGACCTGGGCCGGCCTCGACAACTTCGTCGCGGTCCTCTCGAACCCCACGTGGTGGACCGCGGTCTGGCACACGCTCGTCTACACGTTCTTCACGGTGCCCGTCGCGATGGCGATCGCCGTCGTCATCGCCGCATTGCTCAACGCGAAGCTGCGCGCACGGGCGTGGTACCGCACGGCGATCTTCATGCCGCACATCACGGCGACCGTCGCGATCGCGCTGGTCTGGGCGTGGATGTACGAGCCGAATGTCGGGGTGATCAACGGGGTCCTGTCGTGGTTCGGCATTCGCGGCCCCGCATGGGCCGCCGACCCGACGTGGGCGATGACCTCGGTGATCCTGATGAGCATCTGGAAGGGCATCGGCCTGAAGATGGTCATCTACCTCGCGGCGCTGCAGAACATCCCCGAGGAGCTGTACGAGGCGGCGGAGATCGACGGCGCGAGCGCGGTGCGCCGGTTCGTCTCGATCACGCTCCCCCTGCTGGGGCCCGCCACCTTCTTCGTCTTCATCATCTCGCTGATCGACTCGTTCCAGGTGTTCGAACAGTTCTACGTGCTGACCCCGCGGGGTGGGCCGGCGAACGCGACGACGGTGATGACCTACGAGATCTACGAGTCCGCGTTCCAACGGTTCGACATGAGCACGGCGAGCGCGCAGAGCGTGGTGCTCTTCGCCTTCCTGCTCGTGCTGACGATCGTCGGCAGGCGCATCACCGGGAGAGACGATGCTTCCTGA
- a CDS encoding ABC transporter substrate-binding protein — MTIRRRSVLRAAAASAAGLVVLAACGGPAPGSGGDGAVSGEISLLTPIFQGADGAAVLEQQIAAFRQRYPDVTVKPDYSDYNNLNEKLTASIAGGQPYDVMLMGIGWIPPFAAKGVLADLGKDPAQLASQYYKPVVDAGVYEGKVYALPVMLDTRIGIYRKDLFAEAGITEPPKNFAEMREYGRRLTQRAPDGTLVRAGLDVLSIDPRQAFETLLWANGGELFAPDGKPAFNSPQGVGALQFMVDVFQADRSEDIGFTQPQSPTGNVMAQGRAALMVGHHNFWSEIERTAPDLIAQDKIGFFVITNERPAVFQGGTLATVAAQSRNPAAAKAFAEFLASEGPMLAANEQRGNIPALRSLESSEFVQGNKAIQFAMANLDNAYSEGGVPAWLEIRNGFKAAIESAMLGQKTPQQALDDFAAEATAATG; from the coding sequence ATGACCATCCGACGCCGGTCCGTCCTGCGGGCCGCGGCGGCCTCGGCGGCCGGCCTCGTGGTACTCGCGGCGTGCGGCGGCCCCGCACCTGGCAGTGGGGGAGACGGGGCGGTGAGCGGCGAGATCAGCCTGCTCACGCCGATCTTCCAGGGCGCGGACGGCGCCGCCGTACTCGAGCAACAGATCGCCGCGTTCCGGCAGCGCTACCCCGACGTGACGGTGAAGCCGGACTACAGCGACTACAACAACCTCAACGAGAAGCTGACGGCCTCGATCGCGGGTGGCCAGCCCTACGACGTGATGCTCATGGGGATCGGCTGGATCCCGCCGTTCGCGGCCAAGGGCGTGCTCGCCGACCTGGGCAAGGACCCCGCCCAGCTCGCGTCGCAGTACTACAAGCCCGTGGTGGACGCAGGCGTCTACGAGGGCAAGGTCTACGCGTTGCCGGTCATGCTCGACACGCGGATCGGCATCTACCGCAAGGACCTCTTCGCCGAGGCCGGTATCACCGAGCCGCCGAAGAACTTCGCGGAGATGCGCGAGTACGGGCGCAGGCTCACCCAGCGCGCACCCGACGGCACGCTGGTGCGCGCGGGGCTGGACGTGCTCAGCATCGATCCTCGGCAGGCGTTCGAGACGTTGTTGTGGGCCAACGGGGGTGAGCTGTTCGCCCCCGACGGAAAGCCCGCGTTCAACTCGCCACAGGGTGTCGGGGCGTTGCAGTTCATGGTCGACGTCTTCCAGGCCGACCGCAGCGAGGACATCGGTTTCACCCAGCCGCAGTCGCCGACCGGCAACGTGATGGCCCAGGGGCGGGCGGCGCTGATGGTCGGCCACCACAACTTCTGGTCCGAGATCGAGCGGACGGCTCCCGACCTGATCGCCCAGGACAAGATCGGGTTCTTCGTGATCACCAACGAGCGCCCGGCCGTGTTCCAGGGCGGCACGCTCGCCACCGTGGCGGCGCAGAGCCGCAACCCGGCCGCGGCGAAGGCCTTCGCGGAGTTCCTCGCATCCGAGGGGCCCATGCTCGCGGCGAACGAGCAGCGGGGCAACATTCCGGCGCTGCGGTCGCTGGAGTCCTCCGAGTTCGTGCAGGGCAACAAGGCGATCCAGTTCGCCATGGCGAACCTCGACAACGCCTACTCCGAGGGCGGTGTGCCGGCCTGGCTCGAGATCCGCAACGGGTTCAAGGCCGCGATCGAGAGCGCGATGCTGGGTCAGAAGACCCCGCAACAGGCGCTCGACGACTTCGCGGCCGAGGCCACGGCCGCCACCGGGTGA
- a CDS encoding carbohydrate ABC transporter permease, with translation MPRPGQVVLHAVLILLSLVMVAPFVWMVLTSLKTSEEVLAYPPTLLPSVWDWANYPEALEWAPFGTYFRNSLVIAVSHTVINVVIAAMAGYALARVEFRGRSLLMLLVLAAMMIPTFSKIVPQYLIAKTMPFFGGNDFLGRGGSGWLDSWWGLIVPGAVTPLAIFLFRQFYLSLPRELEEAARMDGLSEFGIFARVMTPLMKPAIATVALITFENSWNNFVWPLIVTRSNDLRVIQVGLAAFRETDRVLWEYLMAGTVLATLPMIVLFLFTQRYFVQGFATAGIK, from the coding sequence ATGCCCCGGCCCGGGCAGGTTGTGCTGCACGCGGTGCTGATCCTGCTGTCGCTGGTGATGGTCGCACCGTTCGTGTGGATGGTGCTGACGTCGCTCAAGACGAGCGAGGAGGTACTGGCCTACCCGCCGACGCTGCTGCCGAGCGTGTGGGACTGGGCCAACTACCCCGAGGCCCTCGAATGGGCCCCGTTCGGTACCTACTTCCGCAACAGCCTGGTCATCGCCGTCTCGCACACCGTCATCAACGTGGTCATCGCCGCGATGGCCGGCTACGCGCTCGCGCGCGTCGAGTTCCGGGGACGGTCGCTGTTGATGCTGCTCGTGCTCGCGGCGATGATGATCCCGACGTTCTCGAAGATCGTGCCGCAGTACTTGATCGCGAAGACCATGCCGTTCTTCGGCGGCAACGACTTCCTGGGCCGCGGCGGCAGCGGCTGGCTGGACTCGTGGTGGGGCCTGATCGTGCCGGGCGCCGTCACCCCGCTGGCGATCTTCCTGTTCCGCCAGTTCTACCTGTCGCTGCCCCGCGAGCTCGAGGAGGCGGCTCGGATGGACGGGCTGAGCGAGTTCGGCATCTTCGCCCGGGTCATGACCCCCTTGATGAAGCCGGCGATCGCAACGGTCGCTCTCATCACCTTCGAGAACAGCTGGAACAACTTCGTGTGGCCGCTGATCGTCACGCGCAGCAACGACCTGCGGGTCATCCAGGTCGGGCTGGCCGCGTTCCGGGAGACCGACCGGGTGCTGTGGGAGTACCTGATGGCGGGGACGGTGCTCGCCACCCTCCCGATGATCGTGTTGTTCCTGTTCACCCAGCGATACTTCGTGCAAGGCTTCGCCACGGCAGGAATCAAGTGA
- a CDS encoding heparinase II/III family protein gives MSPIVLPGERGGWWHHYVCPAHGVELEHVGLLTGEFPSGGAPCAHGCRIDTADVRGAWTVLAHQACARAILAAASGSPDERAAATALLREYADRYAALGTTGHNGAAGWMLRGRLFQQALTEAIWAVTIGRAARLLGDPVPELTAALAEAARVARDSLVAEGRFRSNYTAWLDAAGAACTGKPEWLDGRHGIFAHVVAATHPDGWEWEASTYYHSFVLRAYRHAIKAVPGVKVPATVRGRIEAMADVLRVLVTPGGLLPSLQDGPYRRAEWDRELAELNMKPAPRRPVTVYRDAGYAILHAAGVQAIVAYGPHGGSHGHLDTLSLYLYGDAVPWQPDPGQVPYGHTQWRRYYASTAAHPTFSVDGLDQAECAGELVSAGSDEITVACGTAYEGVSAVRRVALAPDGTLRDELSVTTDRPRRIAAHLRPDAPLTVRTGQDGEVHTGWDAGLQGTHTASGAAARFVARPGPGPADDPQRTRTHVDWVAEDATTVTFRSTYRVER, from the coding sequence GTGAGCCCGATCGTCCTGCCGGGTGAGCGGGGCGGCTGGTGGCACCACTACGTCTGCCCTGCCCACGGGGTGGAGCTCGAGCACGTCGGCCTGCTCACCGGCGAGTTCCCCTCCGGCGGGGCACCGTGCGCGCACGGCTGCCGGATCGACACCGCCGACGTGCGCGGCGCCTGGACCGTGCTCGCCCACCAGGCGTGCGCGCGGGCGATCCTCGCGGCCGCGTCGGGCTCGCCGGACGAGCGGGCCGCCGCCACCGCGCTTCTGCGCGAGTACGCCGACCGCTACGCGGCGCTGGGCACCACCGGGCACAACGGCGCCGCGGGCTGGATGCTGCGCGGGCGCCTGTTCCAGCAGGCGCTCACCGAGGCGATCTGGGCCGTGACGATCGGGCGGGCCGCGCGGCTGCTCGGCGACCCGGTGCCGGAGCTCACGGCGGCGCTGGCGGAGGCCGCCCGCGTGGCCCGCGACTCACTGGTCGCCGAGGGCCGCTTCCGCTCCAACTACACCGCGTGGCTGGACGCGGCGGGCGCGGCGTGCACCGGGAAGCCCGAGTGGCTCGACGGCCGGCACGGGATCTTCGCGCACGTGGTCGCCGCGACCCACCCCGACGGCTGGGAGTGGGAGGCGAGCACCTACTACCACTCGTTCGTACTGCGGGCCTACCGGCACGCGATCAAGGCCGTTCCCGGTGTGAAGGTGCCGGCCACCGTGCGGGGGCGGATCGAGGCGATGGCCGACGTGCTGCGGGTGCTCGTGACGCCCGGCGGGCTGCTGCCGTCGTTGCAGGACGGCCCGTACCGACGTGCGGAGTGGGACCGGGAGCTCGCCGAGCTGAACATGAAGCCCGCACCACGGCGTCCGGTCACGGTGTACCGGGACGCCGGTTACGCCATCCTGCATGCGGCAGGCGTGCAGGCGATCGTCGCCTACGGGCCTCACGGCGGATCACACGGTCACCTCGACACGCTCTCGCTCTACCTCTACGGCGATGCCGTCCCGTGGCAGCCCGACCCGGGGCAGGTCCCGTACGGGCACACGCAGTGGCGCCGCTACTACGCCTCCACGGCGGCGCACCCCACGTTCTCCGTCGACGGCCTCGACCAGGCCGAGTGCGCGGGGGAGCTGGTGAGCGCCGGGTCGGACGAGATCACCGTGGCGTGCGGCACCGCATACGAGGGCGTGAGCGCCGTGCGCCGGGTGGCGCTGGCTCCCGACGGCACGCTGCGCGACGAGCTGTCCGTCACGACCGACCGGCCCCGGCGGATCGCCGCGCACCTGCGTCCGGACGCGCCACTCACGGTCCGCACCGGCCAGGACGGCGAGGTCCACACCGGCTGGGACGCGGGCCTGCAAGGAACGCACACGGCGTCGGGCGCGGCAGCGCGGTTCGTCGCCCGCCCCGGCCCTGGCCCGGCCGACGACCCGCAGCGCACCCGCACCCACGTCGACTGGGTGGCCGAGGACGCCACCACCGTGACCTTCCGATCGACCTACCGCGTGGAGAGGTAA
- a CDS encoding maleylpyruvate isomerase N-terminal domain-containing protein, with protein sequence MQVDHDAGRTGFLDAMKALRAVADGLDDDQLLVGSRCRGWTVGDVLVHVHLGLQEMLLGVVSPTDRAPDIDAASYWSTPAGPHSAASPVGHVRFVRAMGAAYRSPTGIVAHLRPTADALAAAVDALPDGVVAIQGHTMRTGDFLATWALELAVHHLDLGADLILPAPVPTALGLARATLEELAGGPLPWDDQTTVLIATGRLVPDEEQAAQAGPIAARLPVLG encoded by the coding sequence GTGCAGGTCGACCACGACGCCGGGCGCACCGGGTTCCTCGACGCGATGAAGGCGCTGCGGGCCGTGGCCGACGGGCTCGACGACGACCAGCTGCTCGTCGGCAGCCGCTGCCGGGGCTGGACGGTGGGCGACGTGCTCGTCCACGTCCACCTCGGCCTGCAGGAGATGCTGCTCGGCGTCGTCAGCCCCACCGACCGCGCCCCCGACATCGACGCCGCGAGCTACTGGAGCACCCCGGCCGGGCCCCATTCCGCGGCCAGCCCCGTGGGTCACGTGCGGTTCGTCAGGGCCATGGGCGCGGCCTACCGCAGCCCGACCGGGATCGTGGCGCACCTGCGCCCCACCGCCGACGCGCTCGCCGCCGCCGTCGACGCGTTGCCCGACGGCGTCGTCGCGATCCAGGGCCACACCATGCGCACCGGCGACTTCCTGGCCACATGGGCCTTGGAGCTCGCCGTCCACCACCTGGACCTCGGAGCCGACCTCATCCTCCCGGCGCCCGTGCCCACCGCGCTCGGGCTGGCCCGCGCCACCCTGGAGGAGCTCGCCGGAGGCCCGCTCCCGTGGGACGACCAGACGACCGTGCTGATCGCCACCGGCCGCCTCGTGCCGGACGAGGAGCAGGCCGCGCAGGCCGGCCCGATCGCCGCCCGTCTCCCCGTCCTGGGCTGA
- a CDS encoding SDR family NAD(P)-dependent oxidoreductase has protein sequence MSFDLTGRRALVTGAGHGIGAGIAEALAAAGADVVVHYGHSGGPAAEVVERIGALGRKATAIGADVTVTAEVDRLVDEAVGFLGGLEILVTNAGHLVGRSPVADMTDEHFSKVVEVNLGSTFRTVRAAIPHLRAAGTAGRVVTMASLAAHNGGGTGAAVYAASKAGVIGLTKGLAKELGPAGITVNALAPGFIGGTAFHDTFTPPQAQQAMVGGIALGHGGTVTDVAGAVVWLCSDEAAFINGTTIDIDGGVGFR, from the coding sequence GTGAGTTTCGATCTGACGGGCCGTCGCGCCCTGGTCACCGGCGCAGGTCACGGCATCGGCGCCGGTATCGCCGAGGCACTGGCGGCCGCGGGCGCCGACGTCGTCGTGCACTACGGGCACTCCGGGGGACCGGCGGCCGAGGTGGTCGAGCGGATCGGCGCGCTGGGGCGCAAGGCCACCGCGATCGGCGCGGACGTCACGGTCACCGCCGAGGTCGACCGCCTCGTCGACGAGGCCGTGGGCTTCCTCGGCGGCCTGGAGATCCTCGTGACCAACGCGGGGCACCTCGTCGGGCGCTCCCCGGTGGCCGACATGACCGACGAGCACTTCAGCAAGGTGGTCGAGGTCAACCTCGGGTCCACGTTCCGCACCGTGCGCGCCGCGATCCCGCACCTCAGGGCCGCCGGCACGGCCGGGCGCGTCGTCACGATGGCCTCGCTCGCCGCGCACAACGGCGGCGGCACCGGCGCGGCCGTCTACGCCGCCTCGAAGGCCGGGGTCATCGGGTTGACCAAGGGCCTGGCCAAGGAGCTCGGCCCGGCCGGGATCACGGTCAACGCGCTCGCCCCCGGGTTCATCGGCGGCACCGCGTTCCACGACACGTTCACCCCGCCGCAGGCGCAGCAGGCGATGGTCGGCGGGATCGCGCTGGGCCACGGTGGCACGGTCACCGACGTCGCAGGCGCGGTGGTCTGGCTCTGCTCCGACGAGGCCGCGTTCATCAACGGCACCACCATCGACATCGACGGGGGCGTCGGCTTCCGGTGA
- a CDS encoding LacI family DNA-binding transcriptional regulator, whose protein sequence is MTIHQVAAEAGVSPSTVSNVLNGRSDRMLPQTRERVEEAIARLGYRPNGPARQLRTGRSQVLGLVVPSVANPFWGTFARHLEAAALQAGYRVLLCNSEREPARERDYLEELWADGIRGVVLCSSLPSLEHVLPLVERGLTLIAFDRTAQAGDPPSLVNISVDNAVGAELATRHLLQLGHRTLAFVSGSLRSVNRRARFRGFDAALEEYGLSTEDAVVWSGGTQDHYGDRFGDLDFPDLGRTAARELLASGRPPTAIVAINDMCALGIIAGARDAGLAVGTDLSVVGFDDIVLADLATPPLTTIRQPLPAMADAAFAHLRAGVEGGGSPPNGGSLLLRPELVVRSSTGPVPRP, encoded by the coding sequence GTGACGATCCACCAGGTCGCCGCGGAAGCGGGCGTCTCCCCGAGCACGGTGTCGAACGTGCTCAACGGCCGCTCCGATCGGATGCTGCCGCAGACCCGCGAGCGCGTCGAGGAGGCTATCGCGCGGCTCGGGTACCGCCCCAACGGCCCGGCCCGGCAGCTGCGGACCGGCCGCTCCCAGGTGCTCGGGCTGGTGGTGCCGTCGGTGGCGAACCCGTTCTGGGGCACGTTCGCGCGCCACCTGGAGGCCGCCGCGCTGCAGGCCGGCTACCGCGTGCTGCTGTGCAACAGCGAGCGCGAGCCGGCCAGGGAGCGCGACTACCTCGAGGAGCTGTGGGCCGACGGCATCCGCGGCGTGGTGCTGTGCTCGTCGCTGCCGTCGCTGGAACACGTGCTTCCGCTCGTGGAGCGTGGGCTCACCCTCATCGCCTTCGACCGCACCGCCCAGGCGGGCGATCCCCCGTCGCTGGTGAACATCTCCGTGGACAACGCCGTCGGCGCCGAGCTCGCCACCCGGCACCTCCTGCAGCTGGGCCACCGCACGCTCGCCTTCGTCTCCGGCTCCCTGCGCAGCGTGAACCGGCGCGCCCGGTTCCGCGGCTTCGACGCCGCCCTCGAGGAGTACGGCCTCAGCACCGAGGACGCGGTCGTCTGGTCCGGGGGCACCCAGGACCACTACGGGGATCGCTTCGGCGACCTCGACTTCCCCGACCTCGGCCGCACCGCCGCCCGCGAGCTGCTCGCCAGCGGCCGGCCGCCCACCGCGATCGTCGCGATCAACGACATGTGCGCGCTCGGCATCATCGCGGGCGCCCGCGACGCCGGGCTGGCCGTGGGCACCGACCTGTCCGTGGTCGGCTTCGACGACATCGTCCTGGCCGACCTCGCCACCCCACCGCTGACCACGATCCGCCAGCCGCTCCCTGCGATGGCCGACGCCGCGTTCGCCCACCTGCGCGCAGGCGTGGAAGGGGGCGGCAGCCCACCCAACGGCGGGTCCCTGCTGCTGCGCCCGGAGCTGGTGGTGCGCAGCTCCACCGGCCCGGTGCCGCGCCCGTAG
- a CDS encoding heparinase II/III family protein, with amino-acid sequence MEPLLIAGRVDELRAALTTTHAAQWRRLAEQCDWYRGQTPPPEHPTASITYFGPAAANLALAYRLTGQRGYLDEAWRWIGTAISYPHWGKAKLPDHDLDAGWLLHGLSLAYSWLRDDLPADRAAALRAKLELQGERLHTFAVETEGTWWSSSFWQNHNWICYAGLATAGYALDRPEWTARAKENFAQVLDLMPADGSDSEGVVYWRYGVPWLAIYLDLIQRTEGVDWWRRGEFMANTFTWRLHQCAPGFEENVDHGDCHDRRSGHSVALYHRLASAYGDGRAQWLADRVARRHFWREAYASGVKPGVMPEAFYELLWYDPAVAPVDPASEPTAAYFPDLGQVTARTSWADDAAFVSFKAAPGGGHTAWETAERFRRERGWETLSAGHHHPDAGAFVLAAHGAFLAVDCGYSNAKRAAEHNLVLVDGQGWAGEGRYHVYQGLPHESQPRVRDVAIVDGWVHAVAESAAMFDPALGVRRVDRTLVVTPRGRLVLLDRLAADEPREWTFLLHSDWPAEPVDGRWAIRSGSGMAWLTALGSDAQRVEQADTAIEANPTGSTPSLRITKTLRTLRITTPRQAEAVLLTALEPTAALHPAPARATAVPDGVDFGDEQVRLPAGGGAILTAGARVTRV; translated from the coding sequence ATGGAGCCGCTCCTGATCGCCGGCCGCGTCGACGAGCTACGCGCCGCCCTCACCACCACCCACGCCGCGCAGTGGCGGCGGCTGGCCGAGCAGTGCGACTGGTACCGCGGCCAGACCCCGCCGCCCGAGCACCCGACCGCGAGCATCACCTACTTCGGCCCCGCGGCGGCCAACCTCGCCCTCGCCTACCGGCTCACCGGGCAGCGCGGGTACCTCGACGAGGCGTGGCGCTGGATCGGCACGGCCATCTCCTACCCGCACTGGGGCAAGGCCAAGCTGCCCGACCACGACCTGGACGCGGGGTGGCTGCTGCACGGGCTGTCGCTCGCGTACTCCTGGCTGCGCGACGACCTCCCGGCCGACCGCGCCGCCGCGCTGCGCGCCAAGCTGGAGCTGCAGGGGGAGCGGCTCCACACGTTCGCGGTGGAGACCGAGGGCACCTGGTGGTCGTCCAGCTTCTGGCAGAACCACAACTGGATCTGCTACGCGGGCCTCGCCACCGCCGGATACGCCCTCGACCGGCCGGAGTGGACCGCACGGGCCAAGGAGAACTTCGCCCAGGTCCTCGACCTCATGCCGGCCGACGGGTCCGACTCCGAGGGCGTCGTCTACTGGCGCTACGGCGTGCCGTGGCTCGCGATCTACCTCGACCTCATCCAGCGCACCGAGGGCGTCGACTGGTGGCGCCGCGGCGAGTTCATGGCCAACACGTTCACCTGGCGGCTGCACCAGTGCGCGCCCGGGTTCGAGGAGAACGTCGACCACGGCGACTGCCACGACCGCCGCAGCGGCCACAGCGTGGCGCTCTACCACCGGCTCGCGTCGGCCTACGGCGACGGCCGGGCCCAATGGCTCGCCGACCGGGTCGCGCGACGGCACTTCTGGCGCGAGGCCTACGCATCGGGCGTCAAGCCCGGCGTGATGCCCGAGGCGTTCTACGAGCTGCTCTGGTACGACCCGGCCGTCGCCCCGGTCGACCCGGCGAGCGAGCCCACCGCGGCCTACTTCCCGGACCTCGGCCAGGTCACCGCCCGCACGTCATGGGCCGACGACGCCGCGTTCGTCAGCTTCAAGGCCGCCCCGGGCGGCGGGCACACCGCGTGGGAGACGGCCGAGCGGTTCCGCCGCGAGCGCGGCTGGGAGACGCTGTCCGCCGGCCACCACCACCCCGACGCCGGGGCGTTCGTGCTCGCCGCGCACGGCGCGTTCCTCGCCGTCGACTGCGGCTACAGCAACGCCAAGCGAGCGGCCGAGCACAACCTCGTGCTCGTCGACGGGCAGGGCTGGGCGGGGGAGGGCCGCTACCACGTCTACCAGGGCCTTCCTCACGAATCGCAGCCCCGTGTGCGGGATGTCGCGATCGTCGACGGGTGGGTGCACGCCGTGGCCGAGTCGGCGGCGATGTTCGATCCCGCGCTCGGCGTGCGGCGGGTGGACCGCACCCTGGTCGTCACCCCCCGTGGCAGGCTCGTGCTGCTAGACCGTCTCGCCGCGGACGAGCCTCGGGAATGGACGTTCCTGCTGCACAGCGACTGGCCCGCGGAGCCGGTGGACGGCCGGTGGGCGATCCGCTCGGGCTCGGGCATGGCCTGGCTGACGGCCCTCGGATCTGATGCTCAGCGCGTGGAGCAGGCCGACACCGCGATCGAGGCCAACCCCACCGGCAGCACCCCCAGCCTCCGGATCACGAAGACCCTGCGCACGCTGCGGATCACCACCCCCCGCCAGGCCGAGGCGGTGCTCCTCACGGCCTTGGAGCCGACGGCCGCGCTGCACCCGGCGCCCGCCCGTGCCACGGCCGTGCCCGACGGGGTCGACTTCGGCGATGAGCAGGTACGCCTCCCGGCCGGCGGGGGAGCGATCCTGACAGCCGGAGCGCGGGTGACCCGGGTGTGA